The following are from one region of the Planctomonas sp. JC2975 genome:
- the frr gene encoding ribosome recycling factor, which yields MIADSLAAATERMTKAVEVAKDDFSTVRTGRANPQLFQRLLVDYYGTPTPLAQLASLQNPEARTIVITPYDKTALKEIEKAIVAAPNLGATPNNDGQLIRVTMPELNEERRKEYVKIVRSKAEDARVSVRNIRRKGKDELDALKSEVGDDEVARAEKELESITKKHIDQIDEALVRKEAELLEV from the coding sequence GTGATCGCCGACTCATTGGCTGCTGCGACCGAACGCATGACGAAGGCAGTGGAGGTGGCCAAGGACGACTTCTCCACCGTGCGCACCGGGCGAGCCAACCCGCAGCTCTTCCAGCGTCTGCTCGTGGATTACTACGGCACCCCGACGCCGCTCGCGCAGCTCGCCTCGCTGCAGAACCCCGAGGCGCGCACGATCGTGATCACGCCGTACGACAAGACGGCGCTGAAGGAGATCGAGAAGGCCATCGTCGCCGCACCGAACCTCGGCGCGACGCCGAACAACGACGGTCAGCTCATCAGGGTCACCATGCCCGAGCTCAACGAGGAGCGTCGCAAGGAGTACGTGAAGATCGTGCGCTCCAAGGCGGAGGATGCGCGAGTATCGGTCCGCAACATCCGCCGCAAGGGCAAGGACGAGCTCGACGCGCTCAAGTCCGAGGTCGGTGACGACGAGGTGGCGCGCGCCGAGAAGGAACTCGAGTCGATCACGAAGAAACACATCGATCAGATCGACGAGGCCCTGGTGCGCAAGGAAGCGGAACTCCTCGAGGTCTGA
- the pyrH gene encoding UMP kinase, translating to MAAAPRRRVLLKLSGEAFGGGSLGVNPDVVGSLAREIARAAEDVEVAVVVGGGNFFRGAELSQRGMDRGRADYMGMLGTVMNALALQDFLEQAGAETRVQSAISMTQVAEPYIPRRAERHLEKGRVVIFGAGAGLPYFSTDTVAVQRALEIGAHTVLMAKNGVDGLYSDDPRKNPDAVKLERITYQDALVRDLKAIDATALSLCRDNSMPMQIFGIEPEGSVTDAILGKELGTIVGG from the coding sequence ATGGCAGCTGCACCGAGACGGAGGGTCCTTCTCAAACTGTCCGGCGAGGCCTTCGGGGGCGGTTCCCTCGGCGTCAATCCCGACGTCGTCGGCTCCCTCGCCCGCGAGATCGCCCGCGCCGCCGAGGACGTCGAGGTCGCGGTGGTCGTCGGTGGAGGCAACTTCTTCCGCGGGGCCGAGCTCAGCCAGCGCGGTATGGATCGCGGTCGGGCCGACTACATGGGCATGCTCGGCACGGTGATGAACGCACTCGCGCTCCAGGACTTCCTCGAGCAGGCGGGGGCCGAGACCCGCGTGCAGTCGGCCATCAGCATGACCCAGGTGGCCGAGCCGTACATCCCGCGTCGAGCGGAGCGCCACCTCGAAAAGGGACGCGTCGTCATCTTCGGCGCCGGCGCCGGCCTGCCGTACTTCTCGACGGACACGGTGGCAGTGCAGCGTGCGCTGGAGATCGGCGCACACACGGTCCTGATGGCCAAGAACGGCGTCGACGGCCTCTACAGCGACGATCCGCGCAAGAACCCCGACGCCGTCAAGCTGGAGCGCATCACCTATCAGGATGCTCTGGTCCGCGACCTCAAGGCCATCGATGCGACCGCGCTCAGCCTCTGCCGCGACAACTCGATGCCGATGCAGATCTTCGGGATCGAGCCCGAAGGAAGCGTGACCGACGCCATCCTCGGGAAGGAACTGGGCACGATCGTCGGCGGCTGA
- the tsf gene encoding translation elongation factor Ts has translation MANVSIADIKALREQLGTGMVDTKKALEEADGDIEKATEILRLKGAKGNAKRADRSTSEGLVTAREHGGRAYMLELNCETDFVAKNDKFIALAGGIEEAVVEAGATTLEEALAAPAATKTVADVINDEAAILGEKVELRRFASLDGEHFSIYLHKTSKDLPPQVGVIVAYSGDDAETARSIAQHVSFANPEYLTRDEVPAEAVENERRIVEEISRNEGKPEAALPKIIEGRLNAYFKQVSLLDQDYAKDNKVTVAKVASDAGLTVTGFARFKVGA, from the coding sequence ATGGCAAACGTCAGCATCGCCGACATCAAGGCGCTGCGCGAGCAGCTCGGCACCGGCATGGTCGACACCAAGAAGGCGCTCGAGGAGGCCGATGGAGACATCGAGAAGGCCACCGAGATCCTGCGCCTGAAGGGTGCCAAGGGCAACGCCAAACGTGCCGACCGCTCCACCAGCGAGGGCCTCGTGACGGCTCGTGAGCACGGCGGTCGCGCCTACATGCTCGAGCTGAACTGCGAGACCGACTTCGTGGCGAAGAACGACAAGTTCATCGCCCTGGCCGGCGGCATCGAGGAGGCCGTGGTCGAGGCAGGCGCCACCACGCTGGAGGAGGCGCTCGCAGCCCCGGCCGCGACCAAGACCGTCGCCGACGTCATCAACGACGAGGCCGCGATCCTGGGCGAGAAGGTCGAGCTACGTCGCTTCGCCAGCCTCGACGGCGAGCACTTCTCGATCTACCTGCACAAGACGTCGAAGGACCTGCCCCCGCAGGTCGGCGTCATCGTCGCCTACTCGGGCGACGACGCCGAGACCGCTCGCAGCATCGCTCAGCACGTCTCGTTCGCGAACCCCGAGTACCTCACGCGCGATGAGGTTCCTGCCGAGGCGGTCGAGAACGAGCGTCGCATCGTCGAGGAGATCTCGCGCAACGAGGGCAAGCCCGAGGCCGCGCTCCCGAAGATCATCGAGGGCCGTCTGAACGCGTACTTCAAGCAGGTCTCCCTGCTCGACCAGGACTACGCGAAGGACAACAAGGTCACGGTGGCGAAGGTGGCCAGCGACGCAGGCCTGACCGTCACCGGGTTCGCCCGGTTCAAGGTCGGCGCGTAA
- the rpsB gene encoding 30S ribosomal protein S2 gives MAVVTMRQLLDSGVHFGHQTRRWNPKMKRFILTERSGSYIIDLQQSLAYIDKTYDFVKETVAHGGTILFVGTKKQAQNAIAEQAQRVGQPYVNQRWLGGLLTNFQTVSKRLARMKELEELDFEGTTSGFTKKELLIKKRELDKLHKSLGGIRNLSKTPSAIWVVDTKKEHLAIDEAKKLGIPVIAILDTNCDPDEVQYPIPGNDDAIRSVSLLTRIVADAAAEGLIQRHQKPEEGEEGAEPLAEWERELLETGDGVQQSAETARVADADLAEGKAEAAAVVNEEAEQIEATESDADVEGASAEAEAVVEADATAEGDAAEAK, from the coding sequence ATGGCCGTCGTCACCATGCGCCAGCTGCTCGACAGCGGCGTCCACTTCGGACACCAGACCCGTCGCTGGAACCCGAAGATGAAGCGCTTCATCCTCACGGAGCGCTCCGGCAGCTACATCATCGATCTGCAGCAGTCGCTCGCGTACATCGACAAGACGTACGACTTCGTCAAGGAGACGGTCGCCCACGGCGGCACCATCCTCTTCGTCGGCACCAAGAAGCAGGCCCAGAACGCCATCGCCGAGCAGGCGCAGCGCGTCGGCCAGCCCTACGTGAACCAGCGCTGGCTGGGCGGTCTGCTCACCAACTTCCAGACGGTCTCCAAGCGTCTTGCACGCATGAAGGAGCTCGAGGAGCTCGACTTCGAGGGCACCACGAGCGGCTTCACCAAGAAGGAACTGCTCATCAAGAAGCGCGAGCTCGACAAGCTACACAAGTCGCTCGGCGGCATCCGCAACCTGTCCAAGACCCCGAGCGCGATCTGGGTTGTCGACACCAAGAAGGAGCACCTCGCCATCGACGAGGCGAAGAAGCTCGGTATTCCGGTGATCGCCATCCTCGACACCAACTGCGACCCCGACGAGGTGCAGTACCCGATCCCGGGCAACGACGACGCGATCCGCTCCGTCAGCCTGCTCACCCGCATCGTGGCCGACGCCGCGGCAGAGGGTCTCATTCAGCGCCACCAGAAGCCCGAAGAGGGAGAAGAGGGCGCCGAGCCGCTGGCCGAGTGGGAGCGCGAGCTCCTCGAGACGGGCGACGGCGTTCAGCAGAGCGCTGAGACCGCACGTGTCGCCGACGCCGACCTCGCCGAGGGCAAGGCCGAGGCCGCTGCCGTCGTGAACGAGGAGGCCGAGCAGATCGAGGCCACCGAGTCCGACGCCGACGTCGAGGGCGCTTCCGCAGAGGCAGAGGCCGTCGTCGAGGCGGATGCCACCGCCGAGGGCGACGCCGCAGAGGCCAAGTAA
- a CDS encoding sugar porter family MFS transporter: MSDTSNSGGSSGSATPGGSRSAMGTAHRGKVLGVTISAALGGLLFGFDTSVINGAVDSIQHTFELGAAAIGFTVAITLIGCAVGAWFAGQLADAWGRKSVMVLAAILFVVSSVASALAFADWFLMTWRFIGGLAIGIASVIAPAYIGEIAPARLRGGLSSLQQLAITLGIFLALLSDAALAGSQGDAMRQLWFGLPAWRWMLLVGVVPAVVYGILSLSIPESPQYLIRKGRRDDAKAVVRDVTGAIDIDRRIHEIEDSLEIERRATYRDLRGKALGLQPILWIGIGMAAFQQLVGINAIFYYSTTLWKSVGFSASDSFVTSVITSVINVVLTFVAILFVDRVGRKALLLWGSAGMFVGLVLAAVSFAQAHVSGSTVTLPEPWGVIALIGANLFVVFFAATWGPVMWVVLGEVFPNKIRGLGLGIAAAFNWVFNFLVTLLFPILSQAVGLGWVYAGFALFAALSFWFVFSALPEVTGLELEDKSKLEHIHRDRATA; encoded by the coding sequence ATGTCCGACACGTCCAATTCAGGGGGCAGTTCCGGCAGCGCGACGCCGGGCGGCTCGCGATCGGCGATGGGAACGGCGCATCGGGGGAAAGTGCTCGGCGTCACCATTTCGGCGGCGCTGGGCGGTCTGCTGTTCGGGTTCGACACATCGGTCATCAACGGCGCGGTCGATTCGATCCAGCACACGTTCGAACTGGGCGCGGCTGCGATCGGATTCACCGTCGCAATCACGCTGATCGGCTGCGCCGTCGGCGCGTGGTTCGCCGGTCAGCTCGCGGACGCCTGGGGCCGCAAGTCCGTCATGGTGCTCGCGGCGATCCTGTTCGTGGTGAGCTCCGTCGCCTCCGCGCTCGCCTTCGCCGACTGGTTCCTCATGACCTGGCGATTCATCGGCGGTCTCGCGATCGGCATCGCCTCGGTGATTGCGCCCGCATACATCGGCGAGATCGCGCCCGCGCGGCTCCGTGGTGGTCTGAGCTCCCTGCAACAGCTGGCGATCACGCTCGGAATCTTCCTCGCGCTGCTGTCGGATGCCGCACTCGCCGGCTCGCAGGGCGACGCGATGCGTCAGCTCTGGTTCGGCCTCCCTGCCTGGCGCTGGATGCTGCTCGTCGGAGTCGTCCCGGCCGTCGTCTACGGCATCCTGTCGCTGTCCATCCCTGAGTCGCCGCAGTACCTCATCCGCAAGGGCAGACGGGACGATGCGAAAGCCGTCGTGCGCGACGTGACGGGCGCGATCGACATCGATCGACGCATCCACGAGATCGAGGACAGCCTGGAAATCGAGCGACGCGCCACGTATCGCGACCTTCGTGGCAAAGCCCTCGGCCTTCAGCCGATCCTCTGGATCGGCATAGGGATGGCCGCGTTCCAGCAGCTGGTAGGCATCAACGCGATCTTCTACTACTCCACGACACTCTGGAAGTCCGTCGGCTTCTCGGCGAGCGACTCATTCGTCACCTCGGTCATCACGTCGGTGATCAACGTGGTGTTGACGTTCGTCGCCATCCTCTTCGTCGACCGGGTCGGTCGCAAGGCGCTCCTGCTCTGGGGATCCGCCGGCATGTTCGTCGGTCTCGTTCTCGCGGCGGTCTCGTTCGCGCAGGCGCACGTCTCCGGTTCGACCGTCACGCTGCCCGAGCCGTGGGGCGTCATCGCCTTGATCGGTGCCAACCTGTTCGTCGTCTTCTTCGCCGCCACGTGGGGACCCGTGATGTGGGTCGTGCTGGGTGAGGTGTTCCCGAACAAGATCCGCGGACTGGGCCTCGGCATCGCGGCGGCGTTCAACTGGGTGTTCAACTTTCTCGTCACGCTGCTGTTCCCGATCCTCAGCCAGGCGGTCGGCCTCGGCTGGGTCTACGCCGGATTCGCGCTCTTCGCGGCGCTCTCGTTCTGGTTCGTGTTCTCGGCTCTGCCCGAGGTGACGGGGCTCGAGCTGGAGGACAAGTCGAAGCTGGAGCACATCCACAGGGATCGCGCGACCGCCTGA
- a CDS encoding M23 family metallopeptidase, translating into MDARAVLLLVRFAVLLLLRFAEALPHPNFAIRAWSTDGGSGSNPGPESHQDRPMPSPRSHTATRAVAVLAAAAVALASVGNPEPADASGRNHATGRDAPGAHATPRSVAALPAGTWVWPFPGPHAVARGFEAPVSRYAAGHRGIDLPTNPGQLVRAPEGGTVRFAGVVVDRPTLTIATSSGVLISLEPVTTSLVAGDLVARGATVGVVATGGHCSQSCVHLGVRVAGQYVSPLRFFGGVPRAVLLPIRDRG; encoded by the coding sequence ATGGACGCGCGCGCCGTTCTGCTGCTCGTGCGATTCGCAGTGCTGCTGCTCCTGCGATTCGCCGAGGCACTCCCCCACCCCAATTTCGCGATCCGCGCATGGTCCACAGATGGCGGCAGCGGCTCCAATCCGGGTCCCGAATCGCACCAAGATCGACCCATGCCGTCGCCGCGATCCCACACCGCTACCCGAGCGGTGGCCGTTCTCGCGGCGGCGGCGGTCGCGCTCGCATCCGTCGGCAACCCCGAGCCGGCGGATGCGAGCGGGAGAAACCATGCGACCGGCAGGGATGCGCCAGGTGCGCATGCGACGCCGAGAAGCGTCGCCGCTCTCCCCGCTGGCACGTGGGTCTGGCCGTTTCCCGGTCCGCATGCCGTCGCGCGGGGATTCGAGGCGCCGGTGTCCCGGTACGCGGCAGGTCATCGGGGTATCGATCTGCCGACGAATCCGGGACAGCTCGTGCGAGCACCCGAAGGCGGAACAGTGCGCTTCGCCGGCGTGGTCGTCGATCGTCCGACCTTGACGATCGCGACGAGCTCCGGCGTGCTGATCAGCCTCGAGCCGGTGACGACGAGCCTTGTCGCAGGGGACCTCGTTGCACGAGGCGCAACCGTGGGAGTCGTCGCGACCGGAGGCCACTGCTCGCAGTCGTGCGTTCACCTTGGCGTGCGTGTCGCCGGACAGTACGTGTCGCCTCTGCGGTTCTTCGGCGGGGTGCCGCGCGCCGTGCTGCTGCCCATCCGGGATCGGGGCTGA